One Apium graveolens cultivar Ventura unplaced genomic scaffold, ASM990537v1 ctg2856, whole genome shotgun sequence genomic region harbors:
- the LOC141700742 gene encoding uncharacterized protein LOC141700742 translates to MANLAKLEFVALDVSGNNYLSWVLDAELHLSANGLKDTIDPEKIPIVEQNAKAIIFLKHHIHEDLKSEYLTIKNPLTLSNNLKDRFDHQKLVHLPSARYDRINLRLQDFKYVAEYNSALFKISSKLILCGENITDTEMIEKTLSTFHPNTMILDQQYREHNFQKYGELISLLLVAEKNNELLLKNHQIRPTGFAQLPEVHNTSFLKNERGKGHRGGRGYGRNRGRGNFRGRFHNQYHSGHLKWQRDGYNSGHHKWQREVPSKRKAPQEGENRGIYHRCGSEGHWQRTYRTPKHLVDLYESSKRNNEKRVETNFANYNLVNEPVNKASNEIDTGANLYYGLDD, encoded by the coding sequence ATGGCGAATCTTGCAAAATTAGAGTTTGTTGCCTTGGATGTTTCAGGGAATAATTATTTGTCATGGGTCCTTGATGCGGAATTACACCTTAGTGCTAATGGCCTAAAAGATACTATTGACCCGGAAAAAATCCCAATTGTTGAACAAAATGCAAAAGCGATTATCTTTCTTAAGCATCACATCCACGAAGATCTAAAATCTGAATACCTCACTATCAAAAATCCACTCACCCTTTCGAATAATCTCAAGGATAGATTTGATCACCAGAAACTTGTTCACTTGCCATCTGCCCGATATGACAGGATTAATTTGAGGTTACAAGATTTCAAATATGTAGCTGAATATAATTCTGCTCTTTTCAAGATAagctcaaaattaattttatgtggTGAAAATATTACTGATACTGAAATGATTGAAAAAACCCTCTCAACCTTTCACCCCAACACTATGATCCTGGATCAACAATATAGGGAGCATAATTTTCAGAAATATGGCGAGCTGATATCTCTCCTTCTTGTGGCTGAAAAGAATAATGAGTTGCTACTAAAAAATCATCAGATACGTCCCACAGGCTTCGCCCAGTTACCTGAAGTACATAACACGTCATTCCTGAAGAATGAACGTGGGAAAGGGCATAGAGGAGGACGGGGTTATGGACGAAACCGTGGACGTGGAAATTTTCGTGGTCGGTTTCACAATCAATATCATTCTGGTCACCTGAAGTGGCAACGTGATGGTTATAACTCTGGCCACCATAAATGGCAACGTGAAGTGCCAAGTAAAAGAAAGGCACCCCAAGAAGGAGAGAACCGAGGCATCTATCATAGGTGCGGATCTGAGGGGCACTGGCAACGTACTTATCGCACACCCAAACATCTTGTTGATCTTTACGAGTCATCCAAAAGGAATAATGAAAAGAGAGTAGAAACCAACTTCGCTAATTATAATCTAGTTAATGAACCAgtcaataaggcctcaaatgaaATAGACACTGGTGCTAATCTTTATTATGGTTTAGACGACTAG